The Cucumis melo cultivar AY chromosome 6, USDA_Cmelo_AY_1.0, whole genome shotgun sequence genome includes a region encoding these proteins:
- the LOC103483644 gene encoding 40S ribosomal protein S15-4 — MADDNPDVAAAAGVPKKRTFKKFSFRGVDLDALLDMSTDELVKLFTARARRRFRRGLTRKPMALIKKLRKAKREAPPGEKPEPVRTHLRNMIIVPEMIGSIIGVYNGKTFNQVEIKPEMIGHYLAEFSISYKPVKHGRPGIGATHSSRFIPLK; from the exons ATG GCGGACGATAATCCCGATGTGGCGGCGGCGGCAGGAGTCCCGAAGAAGAGAACTTTCAAGAAGTTCAGTTTCCGTGGAGTCGATTTGGATGCTCTCCTCGACATGTCCACCGATGAGCTTGTCAAGCTCTTTACTGCCAGGGCTCGCAGAAG GTTCCGTAGGGGTCTGACAAGGAAGCCAATGGCTCTTATCAAGAAGCTGCGTAAAGCG AAACGTGAGGCTCCACCAGGTGAGAAGCCAGAACCCGTTAGAACTCACCTTCGTAACATGATCATAGTACCTGAAATGATTGGAAGTATCATTGGAGTTTACAATGGAAAGACCTTCAATCAGGTTGAAATCAAGCCTGAGATGATTGGCCATTACCTAGCTGAGTTTTCTATATCGTACAAGCCTGTTAAGCACGGTAGACCTGGTATCGGTGCTACTCACTCGTCGAGGTTCATTCCTCTCAAGTGA
- the LOC103483643 gene encoding calmodulin calcium-dependent NAD kinase, which yields MKHQDGGFGKVIPTSHYLNTSFVGGVSATGNRHFRRTSKPVINNQKLIPHLRRTESGRVDFLERFSHYVARQLGISDVDECPQLCKLANNYLRKTKGCEEEIYAYFASEAEGESLYVKLVNEFDQCILSYFAFHWSQASLMITQVLGVDSEHKKLKDLVVAATRKQRFDRVSKDLKMTRVFSTLVEEMKKIGCAASKGESKCSLTTPRSSQRQRSPVLLLMGGGMGAGKSTVLKDILKEPFWLEAETNTVKVEADAFKETDVIYKAISSMGYHDDMLQTAELVHQPSIDAASSLLVTALNEGRDVILDSTLSWEPYVMQTIEMARNIHKRRYRMGVGYKVENGKVTENYWEPVSEEEEDEEMQDRMPYRIELVGVVCDAHLAVVRGIRRAIMMGRAVRVSSQLQSHKRFANAFPKYSEVVDSVRLYSTNYIGNPPKLIHRKDGTDPFQTIDAEASACLTTLSNLNPDAESVYELYPNPSPFSEPEAIWKEIALTPSRLHSQKELRSAIKKIESSRTISSEVEQ from the exons ATGAAGCACCAAG ATGGCGGTTTTGGGAAAGTCATTCCAACATCGCACTATCTTAATACGTCGTTCGTCGGAGGCGTTTCCGCCACCGGTAACCGCCATTTCCGCCGGACTTCCAAGCCTGTCATCAACAATCAGAAATTGATTCCGCATCTACGTAGGACGGAGTCTGGCCGTGTTGATTTCTTGGAGAGATTTTCGCATTATGTTG CGAGGCAGTTGGGGATTTCAGATGTAGATGAGTGTCCTCAACTCTGCAAGTTAGCAAACAACTATTTGAGGAAGACGAAAGGGTGTGAGGAAGAAATTTATGCATATTTCGCTAGTGAAGCTGAGGGAGAATCTCTGTATGTGAAGTTAGTGAATGAGTTTGATCAATGTATTTTGAGTTATTTCGCCTTCCATTGGAGCCAAGCTTCATTGATGATCACTCAG GTTTTGGGTGTTGACTCCGAGCACAAGAAGTTGAAAGACCTTGTGGTGGCAGCCACTAG GAAGCAAAGATTTGATAGGGTGAGTAAGGATTTGAAAATGACTAGGGTGTTCTCTACTTTGGTGGAGGAGATGAAGAAGATTGGATGTGCTGCTTCTAAGGGCGAGTCGAAATGCTCCCTTACGACTCCACGGTCATCTCAAAGACAGAGGAGCCCTGTGCTTCTTCTGATGGGTGGTGGCATGGGGGCTGGCAAGAGTACTGTCCTCAAAGACATTCTCAAAGA GCCCTTCTGGTTGGAAGCTGAAACAAACACAGTGAAAGTAGAGGCAGATGCCTTCAAAGAAACTGATGTTATCTACAAAGCCATCAGCTCAATGGGCTATCACGACGACATGCTTCAGACTGCTGAATTA GTACACCAGCCTTCAATTGATGCTGCATCTTCGTTGTTGGTCACAGCATTAAACGAGGGACGGGATGTGATCTTGGACAGCACTCTGTCGTGGGAGCCATACGTCATGCAGACAATTGAAATGGCTCGAAATATTCACAAGCGTAGATATCGAATGGGAGTTGGGTACAAGGTAGAGAATGGCAAAGTCACAGAGAATTACTGGGAGCCTGTgagtgaagaagaagaggatgaaGAAATGCAAGATAGAATGCCATATAGAATAGAGTTGGTTGGAGTTGTTTGTGATGCTCATCTAGCTGTTGTTAGAGGAATAAG GAGAGCCATAATGATGGGAAGGGCCGTGAGGGTAAGTTCACAGTTGCAATCCCACAAGAGATTTGCTAATGCTTTTCCAAAATACTCTGAAGTAGTTGATAGTGTCAGGTTATATTCCACCAATTACATTGGCAACCCACCCAAG TTGATCCATAGAAAAGATGGCACCGACCCGTTTCAGACGATTGATGCGGAAGCAAGTGCGTGTTTGACAACGTTAAGCAATTTGAACCCCGATGCTGAATCCGTTTACGAACTATACCCGAACCCAAGCCCATTTTCTGAACCTGAGGCCATCTGGAAAGAAATTGCTTTGACCCCTTCGAGGTTACATTCTCAGAAAGAGCTGAGATCTGCAATTAAAAAGATAGAAAGTTCAAGAACAATCTCAAGTGAAGTAGAACAATGA
- the LOC127149987 gene encoding uncharacterized protein LOC127149987 has product MDRRCFAILCHLLRTIAGLTSTEVVDVEEMVAMFLHILAHDVKNRVIQREFMRSGETISRHFNMVLLAVIRLHDELLKKPQPVPNECTDQRWRWFENCLGALDGTYIKVNVPARSAADSRILRDALSRPNRLKVPKGYYYLVDAGYPNAEGFLAPYRGQRYHLQEWRGPENAPSTGRGRPRGVPRGVGKCWWVEVRQWDLSSRVLKSTGENDGVQDPRF; this is encoded by the exons ATGGACCGAAGATGTTTCGCCATTCTGTGTCACCTACTGAGGACCATTGCTGGACTAACGTCGACGGAAGTCgtcgatgttgaggagatggtagcaatgttcctccACATTCTTGCGCACGATGTGAAAAATCGTGTCATTCAACGAGAGTTCATGCGGTCGGGCGAGACAATTTCCCGCCATTTCAACATGGTCTTGTTGGCTGTCATTCGACTTCATGATGAGCTGTTGAAAAAACCACAACCGGTGCCTAATGAATGCACAGATCAAAGATGGAGGTGGTTTGAG AATTGCCTAGGTGCATTAGATGGCACGTACATAAAAGTCAACGTTCCAGCAA gatcagctGCGGACTCACGCATCCTCCGTGATGCCCTTTCAAGACCTAATAGGCTTAAGGTGCCCAAGG GCTATTACTACTTGGTTGATGCCGGGTACCCAAATGCGGAGGGTTTCCTGGCACCATACAGAGGGCAACGCTATCACTTACAAGAATGGCGtggccctgaaaatgcaccttcaac aggaagaggcaggCCTCGTGGAGTGCCTCGTGGAGTTGGTAAATGCTGGTGGGTGGAGGTCCGACAATGGGACCTTTCGTCCCGGGTACTTAAATCAACTGGCGAGAATGATGGCGTTCAAGATCCCAGGTTCTAA